In the Magnolia sinica isolate HGM2019 chromosome 15, MsV1, whole genome shotgun sequence genome, one interval contains:
- the LOC131228058 gene encoding uncharacterized protein LOC131228058 — protein MLYRNHDSMSAAKPTCTSTCGACVKPGSTCVNIWTIKSGGLCHVICIHLMHDPDVLCLCATLAYSPVSNVSQGLTLKIFRKKFCRSGGMFQRLLLQLVYGFYSGLFLC, from the exons ATGTTATATAGGAATCATGATTCTATGAGTGCAGCGAAGCCCACATGCACTTCCACATGTGGCGCATGTGTGAAACCTGGCAGCACATGTGTGAACATCTGGACTATTAAATCAGGTGGCCTCTGCCAT GTCATCTGCATTCATCTCATGCACGACCCAGATGTGCTCTGCTTATGTGCCACCTTGGCATATTCGCCTGT GTCTAATGTGTCCCAGGGTCTCACGCTGAAGATTTTTCGAAAGAAGTTCTGCAGATCTGGTGGCATGTTTCAACGTCTGCTACTTCAACTAGTGTACGGATTCTACTCAG gCCTATTTCTTTGCTGA
- the LOC131228057 gene encoding uncharacterized protein LOC131228057: MSTASSEPKSHPSISPDLYPTDADLPYEEEILRNPFSLKLWWRYLIARSTAPFAARSVLYERALRALPGSYKLWHAYLRERLESVRSLPVTHPNYSSLNNTFERALVTMHKMPRIWTMYLQSLTHQRLLTRTRRTFDRALRALPVTQHDRVWGPYLTFVSQQGVPIETSLRVYRRYLKFDPTHIEDFIEFLVNSKLWQEAAERLAGVLNDDGFYSIKNKTRHQLWLELCDLLTRHANEVSGMNVDAIIRGGIRKFTDEVGRLWTSLADYYVRRGLYEKARDIFEEGLTTVVTVRDFSVIFDCYTMFEESATNAKMETMDGSDDEEDGQDEDSSVDVRLDLSLSVEKLGKRILHGFWLNDDNDLDLRLARLDHLMNRRPELVNSVLLRQNPHNVEQWHRRVKLFEGNPTRQILTFTEAVRTVDPMKAVGKPHTLWVAFARLYENHKDVANARVIFEKAVQVGYKTVDNLASVWCEWAEMELRHKNFKGALELMRRATAEPSVEVKRRVAADGHEPVQMKLHRSLRVWTFYVDLEESLGTLESTRVVYERILDLKIATPQIIINYALLLEENKYFEDAFKVYERGVKIFKYPHVKNIWVTYLSKFVKRYGKTKLERARELFEHAIEMTPAEDVKPLYLQYAKLEEDYGLAKRAMKVYDQATKAVPENEKMNMYEIYIARATEIFGVPKTREIYEQAIESGLPDKDAKTMCMKYAELEKSLGEIDRARGIYVYASHFADPRSGSDFWNKWHEFEVQHGNEDTFREMLRTKRSILAGYSQTHIILPEYLMQKDQKLNLEETVDTLKRAGVPEDEMAALERHLVPASTNPATNDSSRKVGFVSAGVESQPSVIRTADGGRKVTANNEDIELPEGSDSDDESDDRVEIAQKDVPAAVFGELAKEVDKDGDAAGGDNDGNSHLGALERIKRQRRQ; this comes from the exons ATGTCGACGGCATCATCAGAACCAAAATCCCATCCGTCCATCTCCCCCGATCTCTACCCCACCGATGCAGACCTCCCCTACGAGGAGGAGATCCTCCGCAACCCCTTCAGCCTCAAGCTCTGGTGGCGCTACCTAATTGCCCGCTCCACAGCCCCTTTTGCTGCACGCTCCGTTCTCTATGAGAGGGCTCTCCGCGCTCTCCCTGGTAGCTACAAGCTATGGCACGCCTACCTCCGCGAGCGCCTCGAATCTGTCCGTTCCCTCCCAGTTACCCACCCTAACTACTCTTCCCTCAACAACACGTTCGAGCGGGCCCTCGTCACCATGCACAAGATGCCCCGCATCTGGACCATGTATCTCCAATCCCTGACCCACCAGCGCCTTCTCACCCGCACCCGCCGCACCTTCGACCGGGCCCTCCGTGCCCTGCCCGTCACCCAGCACGACCGCGTGTGGGGCCCATACCTCACGTTTGTCAGCCAGCAGGGTGTTCCTATCGAGACCTCGCTCCGCGTCTACCGCCGGTACCTGAAATTTGACCCCACCCACATTGAGGACTTCATTGAGTTCCTTGTCAATTCCAAACTCTGGCAGGAGGCTGCAGAGCGCCTGGCTGGCGTCCTCAATGATGATGGGTTCTACTCAATCAAGAACAAGACCAGGCACCAGCTCTGGCTAGAGCTCTGTGATCTCCTGACCCGCCACGCAAATGAGGTGTCTGGGATGAACGTGGATGCGATCATCCGTGGTGGGATCAGGAAGTTCACTGATGAGGTGGGCCGCCTCTGGACGTCGCTCGCAGATTATTATGTACGACGGGGATTGTATGAGAAAGCGCGGGATATATTCGAAGAGGGCCTGACAACAGTTGTCACTGTGCGGGACTTCAGCGTGATTTTTGACTGCTATACTATGTTCGAAGAGAGTGCAACCAATGCCAAGATGGAGACGATGGATGGCAGCGATGACGAGGAGGACGGCCAGGATGAAGATAGCTCTGTTGATGTACGGTTGGATTTGAGTCTGTCGGTCGAGAAGCTTGGGAAGCGGATTTTGCATGGATTTTGGCTGAATGACGATAATGATTTGGATTTGAGGTTGGCAAGGCTGGATCATCTCATGAATCGAAGGCCTGAGCTTGTGAACAGCGTATTGCTTCGGCAGAATCCGCACAATGTGGAGCAATGGCACAGGAGGGTGAAACTGTTTGAGGGCAATCCAACACGGCAGATTCTGACATTTACGGAGGCTGTGAGGACCGTCGATCCCATGAAGGCAGTGGGGAAGCCCCATACATTGTGGGTTGCATTTGCACGATTGTACGAGAACCACAAAGATGTGGCCAATGCAAGAGTTATTTTTGAGAAGGCTGTTCAGGTTGGTTATAAGACAGTGGATAATTTGGCGAGTGTGTGGTGCGAGTGGGCAGAGATGGAGCTGAGGCATAAGAATTTTAAAGGGGCGTTGGAGCTGATGAGGCGGGCCACGGCAGAGCCCTCGGTGGAGGTCAAGCGGAGAG TTGCTGCTGATGGGCATGAACCGGTGCAGATGAAGCTGCACAGATCATTGAGGGTGTGGACCTTTTATGTGGATTTGGAGGAGAGCCTTGGAACTCTGGAATCTACTCGTGTAGTCTATGAGCGGATACTTGATTTGAAAATAGCCACTCCACAAATTATAATTAACTATGCATTGCTTCTAGAG GAGAATAAATACTTTGAAGATGCATTCAAGGTATATGAAAGAGGTGTAAAGATATTTAAATATCCCCATGTCAAGAATATTTGGGTCACATACCTCTCCAAATTTGTTAAAAGGTATGGCAAAACAAAGCTAGAGCGGGCAAGAGAGTTGTTCGAGCATGCAATTGAAATG ACACCTGCTGAAGATGTTAAACCACTGTATCTACAATATGCGAAGCTGGAAGAGGATTATGGGCTTGCAAAGCGTGCAATGAAAGTCTACGATCAAGCTACAAAGGCTGTccctgaaaatgaaaaaatgaaCATGTATGAAATTTACATAGCTCGTGCAACTGAAATTTTTGGCGTCCCAAAAACGAGGGAAATATACGAG CAAGCCATCGAATCTGGTCTCCCGGATAAGGATGCGAAAACTATGTGTATGAAGTACGCTGAGCTAGAAAAGAGCTTGGGAGAAATTGATCGTGCTCGTggtatatatgtatatgcatcACATTTTGCGGATCCACGTTCTGGCTCTGATTTCTGGAACAAATGGCATGAATTCGAGGTGCAACATGGGAATGAAGACACCTTCCGAGAGATGCTTCGTACAAAGCGCAGTATCTTAGCTGGCTATAGCCAG ACACATATCATTCTTCCTGAATATTTGATGCAAAAGGATCAGAAGCTGAACCTCGAGGAAACAGTAGACACATTAAAGCGTGCTGGTGTTCCCGAAGATGAAATGGCTGCTTTAGAACGCCATTTAGTCCCTGCTTCCACTAACCCGGCTACTAACGACAGCAGCAGGAAAGTGGGCTTTGTCAGTGCTGGAGTGGAGTCACAGCCTAGCGTGATCCGTACTGCTGATGGTGGGAGAAAGGTAACTGCAAATAATGAGGATATTGAATTGCCCGAAGGCAGTGATTCAGATGACGAGTCCGATGACCGAGTTGAAATCGCGCAAAAGGATGTTCCAGCTGCTGTTTTCGGGGAGCTGGCAAAGGAGGTCGATAAGGATGGGGATGCTGCGGGTGGAGACAATGACGGCAACAGTCATTTGGGTGCCCTTGAGAGAATAAAGAGGCAAAGGCGGCAATAA